One region of Tachysurus fulvidraco isolate hzauxx_2018 chromosome 9, HZAU_PFXX_2.0, whole genome shotgun sequence genomic DNA includes:
- the tesca gene encoding tescalcin a codes for MGSSQSELRQHQLQDLSDKTGFSPDQIANLHKRFKNLSNNSDTLSRDDLENISDLTFNPIRSQLINAFFDKRNFRQDEVGTVEEIGFEEFLTVMSHFRPLKHNLTQEDKEKIRIEKLRFLYNMHDKDNDGFITLDEYRHLVEELLSKAAIEGETSKAIADAAMLEVASVTMGQMAPDEVYEGITFEHFLQILEGVEIESKMHIRFWDTTTLNCRK; via the exons TTTCTCCGGATCAGATTGCAAACCTGCACAAACGGTTTAAGAACCTGTCCAACAACAGCGACACCTTAAG CCGAGATGACCTGGAGAACATCAGCGATTTGACCTTTAACCCCATTCGAAGCCAGCTCATCAATGCCTTCTTCGACAAAAG GAATTTCAGGCAGGACGAGGTGGGCACTGTGGAGGAGATCGGCTTCGAGGAGTTCCTCACCGTCATGTCACACTTCAGGCCACTCAAACATAACCTGACGCAGGAGGACAAAGAGAAGATTAGAATAGAGAAACTGCGCT TTCTCTACAACATGCACGACAAAGACAACGACGGCTTCATCACTCTGGACGAATACAGACAT CTTGTAGAAGAGCTGCTGTCCAAAGCTGCTATAGAAGGAGAAACATCTAAAGCCATCGCAGACGCTGCGATGCTCGAGGTCGCGAGTGTCACCATGGGTCAGATG GCTCCTGATGAGGTTTATGAGGGAATCACATTTGAACATTTCCTTCAG ATTCTGGAAGGTGTGGAGATCGAGTCCAAGATGCACATCCGCTTTTGGGACACGACAACGCTGAACTGTAGAAAGTAA